From a region of the Pelorhabdus rhamnosifermentans genome:
- a CDS encoding response regulator, translating to MIQVLIVEDDPMVAELNKRYLSQVEGFCLAGIAGNGAEALTFLENNVVDLILLDLYMPNIDGMKLLNSVRSACHEVDVIMVTAARDTRSIQQALRQGVVDYLIKPFEFERFSAALSDYKERTRLIDESEVLDQVEIDRQILAKSERAQGELPKGLDRETLALIFEHIKQSAAPFSTEEMAQQVGVSRVSLRKYLKFLASIGILEGKLTYRAVGRPIHLYKYTLKELAF from the coding sequence TTGATCCAGGTACTCATTGTGGAAGACGATCCCATGGTTGCCGAATTAAATAAGCGCTATTTGTCGCAAGTAGAGGGTTTTTGTTTAGCAGGTATCGCCGGAAATGGTGCTGAAGCTTTGACGTTTTTAGAAAATAATGTTGTAGATTTAATTTTATTGGATTTGTATATGCCTAATATTGATGGTATGAAATTATTGAATTCTGTTCGCTCAGCTTGTCATGAAGTGGATGTCATTATGGTTACGGCCGCTCGTGACACTCGCAGTATCCAACAGGCATTGCGCCAAGGGGTAGTGGATTATTTAATTAAACCGTTTGAATTTGAGAGATTTAGTGCAGCTCTCTCCGATTATAAAGAGCGTACACGTTTAATTGACGAAAGTGAAGTACTGGACCAAGTTGAAATTGATCGGCAAATTTTAGCGAAAAGTGAACGAGCTCAGGGGGAGTTACCGAAAGGGTTGGACCGAGAAACATTAGCTTTGATTTTTGAACATATTAAACAAAGTGCTGCTCCTTTTTCAACGGAAGAAATGGCGCAACAAGTCGGTGTATCGCGCGTATCACTAAGAAAATATCTGAAATTTTTGGCGAGTATTGGTATTTTAGAAGGAAAGTTGACTTATCGCGCCGTAGGGCGTCCGATTCATTTATATAAATATACGTTGAAGGAACTTGCTTTTTAA
- a CDS encoding 2-hydroxycarboxylate transporter family protein, with protein MKTEHSDVSQSSFSLEQLKSLKVGPIPLPLYLVLAAIIYAASVYGKLPADMIGGIAILMIMGILLGDIGLRVPILKDIGGPAILSIFIPSIMVFYHLLNDSSLKAMTAFMKGSNFLYFYIACLITGSILGMLRVILIQGFLRMFIPLLVGSAACVVVGTGVGALLGLGIEHSFFYVIMPILSGGLGEGILPLSVAYSEILNLPYENFIPQLVPAAMLGNVTAIMLSGALRKLGEKKPELTGNGLLVKTGDDTAMRSAQNTEKSVDLLLMGSGLLIACSFYVFGQLLSKFIPIPAPIIMIFSAAIVKALGIMPARMEQGAYQMYRFVASNLTWALLVGVGVLYTPWKDVIAVVNPAYIITVVMTVISMVASGFYVGKFMNMYPVESAIVTACHSGLGGTGDVAILSASNRMELMPFAQVSTRLGGGCMVVLGAILMRLVS; from the coding sequence ATGAAAACAGAGCACTCCGATGTTTCACAGTCATCATTTAGTTTGGAACAATTAAAATCGTTGAAGGTAGGCCCGATTCCACTTCCCTTGTATTTAGTGTTGGCTGCTATTATTTATGCCGCTTCAGTGTATGGAAAACTTCCGGCTGATATGATTGGTGGTATTGCCATCTTGATGATCATGGGTATATTATTAGGCGATATTGGTCTGCGGGTACCCATTTTAAAAGATATTGGCGGTCCAGCAATTTTATCTATTTTTATTCCATCTATTATGGTTTTTTATCATTTATTAAATGATAGTTCATTGAAAGCCATGACGGCTTTTATGAAAGGGTCTAATTTCTTATATTTTTATATCGCCTGCTTAATTACAGGCAGTATTTTAGGTATGCTGCGCGTTATTTTGATTCAAGGGTTTTTACGAATGTTTATTCCCTTATTGGTTGGTTCGGCTGCTTGTGTCGTTGTTGGTACGGGTGTGGGAGCGTTACTCGGATTAGGAATAGAACATTCGTTTTTTTACGTCATTATGCCGATTTTATCAGGTGGTCTAGGCGAGGGAATTTTGCCTCTCTCTGTTGCTTATTCTGAAATTTTAAATTTGCCTTATGAGAATTTTATTCCCCAATTGGTTCCGGCAGCCATGCTTGGCAATGTAACAGCGATTATGCTGTCAGGTGCTTTACGCAAATTAGGTGAGAAGAAACCAGAGTTAACTGGCAACGGTTTACTTGTAAAAACAGGTGATGACACTGCCATGCGTTCGGCACAAAACACAGAAAAATCTGTTGACCTTTTACTTATGGGTTCTGGTCTATTAATTGCCTGTAGTTTTTATGTTTTCGGTCAGCTATTAAGTAAATTTATTCCTATTCCGGCTCCGATTATTATGATTTTTTCTGCTGCAATTGTGAAAGCCTTGGGGATTATGCCTGCTCGTATGGAACAAGGTGCTTATCAGATGTATCGTTTTGTCGCATCTAATTTGACTTGGGCTCTTCTTGTGGGTGTAGGCGTTTTGTATACTCCTTGGAAAGACGTTATTGCTGTCGTTAATCCCGCTTATATAATTACTGTGGTGATGACAGTTATTTCGATGGTTGCTTCTGGTTTTTATGTGGGTAAATTCATGAATATGTATCCGGTGGAATCAGCTATTGTCACGGCTTGTCATAGTGGACTCGGTGGAACAGGCGATGTTGCTATTCTTTCAGCGTCCAATCGTATGGAATTAATGCCTTTCGCCCAGGTGTCAACAAGGCTAGGCGGAGGATGTATGGTTGTTCTTGGAGCTATTTTGATGCGGCTTGTTAGCTAG
- the citD gene encoding citrate lyase acyl carrier protein has translation MSQMLTATQSGTLESNDIMITLAPNFKGSGIKLELESVVLAQYGEVLRQVILDTVTSQGVTDVLIKAVDRGALDCTVRARVLVALERAGVKIRSLAEKTSN, from the coding sequence GTGAGTCAAATGCTTACAGCAACTCAGTCTGGAACATTAGAATCAAATGATATTATGATTACTCTTGCGCCAAATTTCAAAGGCAGCGGAATTAAGCTTGAACTCGAAAGTGTTGTGCTTGCTCAATATGGTGAAGTTTTACGTCAAGTAATTTTGGATACTGTGACTAGTCAAGGCGTTACAGACGTTCTGATTAAGGCAGTCGATCGTGGAGCATTAGATTGTACGGTGCGTGCGCGCGTGCTAGTAGCTTTGGAACGGGCAGGTGTAAAAATTCGTTCACTTGCTGAGAAAACTTCGAACTAA
- a CDS encoding HpcH/HpaI aldolase/citrate lyase family protein — MDLRRTMLFMPGNNPGMLQNGGVLGADSVILDLEDAVSPQEKDAARFLVSQALRFVDYRGSERVVRINSLDTFAAQDIEAIVPCQPDALMVPKVQCAEEIHEVEQLIAKTEFPGQRPVKIIALIETPRGIAECYPIARASKRLVALAFGAEDYTATLGAERTKEGLEIVTARSLLVNAAAAAAIQSIDTPFTDVNDFEGLARDTAFAKQIGFKGKLTINPRQIDVIHERFNPRQDEIVWAQQVIAAIEQAKIQGSGVIALNGKMIDAPIVSRAERTIQLARRVGLLTEGREQ; from the coding sequence ATGGATTTAAGAAGAACCATGTTGTTCATGCCAGGTAATAATCCGGGAATGCTGCAAAATGGCGGTGTTCTTGGTGCGGATTCAGTCATACTGGATTTAGAAGATGCTGTTTCACCACAAGAGAAAGATGCCGCTCGTTTTCTAGTTAGTCAGGCCTTGCGATTTGTAGATTATAGGGGCAGTGAACGCGTCGTTCGAATTAATTCACTCGATACCTTTGCTGCTCAGGATATTGAGGCCATTGTACCTTGTCAACCTGATGCGCTAATGGTTCCAAAAGTGCAATGTGCTGAAGAAATACATGAAGTAGAACAACTTATTGCTAAAACGGAATTTCCTGGACAAAGGCCCGTAAAAATCATTGCTTTAATTGAAACACCGCGTGGAATTGCCGAGTGCTATCCCATTGCTAGAGCAAGTAAGCGTTTGGTTGCCTTGGCTTTTGGTGCCGAAGATTACACAGCCACTTTGGGGGCAGAGCGGACCAAAGAAGGCCTGGAAATTGTGACGGCACGTTCGCTGCTTGTTAATGCGGCAGCAGCGGCGGCTATCCAATCCATTGATACACCTTTTACTGATGTCAATGATTTTGAAGGCCTTGCTCGTGATACGGCTTTTGCCAAACAAATTGGTTTCAAAGGTAAGTTAACGATTAATCCACGGCAGATTGATGTCATTCACGAACGCTTTAATCCCCGTCAGGACGAAATCGTCTGGGCGCAGCAAGTGATTGCAGCCATTGAACAAGCGAAAATACAAGGTTCAGGAGTTATTGCTCTGAATGGAAAAATGATTGACGCTCCTATTGTGAGTCGTGCTGAGCGTACTATTCAATTAGCCCGCAGGGTCGGACTTCTTACTGAGGGGAGAGAACAATGA
- the citF gene encoding citrate lyase subunit alpha produces the protein MKNLLGREIPEFADGYGKITPFNGAFSHQPSITRQSTRLKTIKPRQSKLLTNIEAVFDKVPIQDGMTLSFHHHLRNGDGLVNQVLAIAEKRGMKGLKIALSSIFPVHAPIVDYIKQGIVTSLDTNYISGPVAEAVSCGILDTPVILRTHGGRARAIEYGQLKIDVAFIAAPAADDYGNMNGIMGPAACGSLGYAFPDAEYADNVVAVTDYLVDYPLSPVSIPQTRVDYVVKVASVGDPTGIVSGTTRITKDPVGLKIAATAAKVIEAVGMIKEGFSFQTGAGGASLATAHFVRQMMEKAGVTGSFALGGITGYMVEMLEQGLFKKILDVQGFDLDAIHSIATNPNHLEISAGFYASPFNNGCAVNKLDCVVLGATEIDTSFNVNVVTGSDGMIMGGSGGHSDAAAGANLTIIVANLLRGRLSTIVDRVTTAATPGETIDVLVTERGIAVNPRRQELKACLIKAGLPIREINELKEVAEKISGTPKPIKTGDKIVALVEYRDGTMIDVVHQIRH, from the coding sequence ATGAAAAATTTATTAGGCCGTGAAATACCAGAATTTGCTGATGGTTATGGGAAAATTACGCCGTTTAATGGGGCCTTTTCTCATCAACCATCTATTACTAGGCAATCAACCAGGTTGAAAACCATTAAACCTCGTCAAAGCAAGCTACTCACAAATATTGAAGCAGTGTTTGATAAAGTTCCGATTCAAGATGGTATGACCTTATCTTTTCATCATCACTTGCGCAATGGCGATGGCCTCGTCAATCAGGTTTTAGCCATTGCCGAAAAGCGGGGAATGAAAGGATTAAAAATTGCCCTGAGTTCTATTTTTCCTGTTCATGCCCCAATTGTGGATTACATCAAACAAGGAATTGTTACTTCTTTGGACACAAACTATATTTCCGGTCCTGTTGCCGAAGCTGTGTCCTGTGGCATATTGGATACACCCGTTATTTTACGCACTCATGGTGGAAGAGCGCGTGCTATTGAATATGGTCAATTAAAAATTGATGTTGCGTTTATTGCGGCTCCCGCTGCTGACGATTATGGCAATATGAATGGTATCATGGGGCCTGCTGCCTGCGGCTCCTTGGGTTATGCCTTTCCTGATGCTGAATATGCCGACAATGTTGTGGCAGTAACAGATTATCTTGTTGACTATCCTTTGTCTCCTGTGTCGATTCCTCAGACTCGTGTCGACTATGTTGTAAAAGTGGCGAGCGTAGGTGATCCAACAGGCATTGTTTCTGGAACAACGCGGATTACGAAAGATCCGGTGGGATTGAAGATTGCGGCAACTGCAGCCAAGGTAATTGAAGCTGTTGGCATGATCAAAGAGGGTTTTTCTTTTCAGACCGGTGCTGGCGGTGCATCCTTAGCTACGGCTCATTTTGTTCGGCAAATGATGGAAAAGGCCGGTGTAACAGGGAGTTTTGCATTAGGCGGAATTACGGGATATATGGTAGAAATGTTGGAGCAGGGACTGTTTAAAAAAATTCTCGATGTGCAAGGCTTTGATTTAGATGCCATTCATTCTATTGCAACCAATCCGAATCATCTGGAAATTAGTGCCGGTTTCTATGCCAGCCCTTTTAATAATGGCTGTGCCGTGAATAAGCTGGATTGTGTTGTTTTGGGTGCAACGGAAATTGATACGTCTTTTAACGTCAATGTCGTCACAGGTTCAGATGGCATGATTATGGGCGGTTCAGGCGGGCATAGTGATGCCGCTGCCGGAGCGAATCTGACAATTATTGTAGCTAATTTACTTCGCGGACGGTTATCGACCATTGTCGATCGTGTGACAACGGCGGCTACACCTGGGGAGACTATTGATGTATTAGTTACGGAACGAGGCATTGCCGTCAATCCTCGTCGGCAAGAGCTGAAAGCTTGTTTAATTAAAGCCGGTCTTCCTATTAGGGAAATCAATGAATTAAAGGAAGTAGCTGAAAAAATTTCCGGTACGCCTAAGCCAATTAAAACAGGTGACAAGATTGTGGCCCTAGTTGAATATCGCGATGGTACGATGATCGATGTAGTTCATCAAATAAGGCATTAA
- a CDS encoding DUF1614 domain-containing protein produces MMGMPIGMILLLIVGVLIYFGLAQRILDRMRLTDKQALLFIAAMIAGSFVDFTIMRTPVEVSVNVGGALLPALLCLWLIVKADETGERVRAILAALLVAATVTLGANYLPSEPETMYLDPKLIYGIAAGLIAYAAGRSRRSAFIGGVLGIILSDILHMVNLVRSGLAGTTAMGGAGAFDVTIIAGLVGVMVAELIGETREKIQGGPVLGSHRPEGLYEFSKELSLKDKLKKQESEHLTHDQLESVEKTEKDVETKKDNMIRFPAGGDKDE; encoded by the coding sequence ATGATGGGGATGCCAATTGGCATGATTCTGTTGCTTATTGTGGGGGTTTTAATCTACTTTGGTTTGGCTCAACGCATTTTAGATAGAATGCGCCTTACAGACAAACAGGCATTACTATTTATTGCAGCCATGATTGCTGGTAGTTTTGTAGATTTTACAATCATGAGAACGCCTGTTGAGGTAAGTGTCAATGTGGGGGGGGCTTTACTGCCTGCTTTGCTTTGCCTGTGGCTTATTGTGAAGGCCGATGAAACTGGCGAACGTGTTCGGGCCATTCTTGCCGCACTGCTTGTGGCTGCTACGGTTACGCTAGGGGCGAATTATTTGCCAAGTGAACCGGAAACAATGTATCTCGATCCAAAACTAATCTATGGAATTGCCGCCGGCTTGATTGCCTATGCTGCGGGTCGTTCGCGCCGAAGCGCCTTTATTGGTGGTGTGCTTGGTATTATTTTGAGCGATATTTTGCATATGGTTAATTTAGTACGCAGTGGGTTAGCTGGTACAACCGCCATGGGAGGTGCTGGGGCTTTTGATGTGACGATCATCGCCGGTCTGGTGGGTGTAATGGTTGCTGAACTGATTGGTGAAACACGAGAAAAAATCCAAGGTGGGCCAGTTCTTGGCAGCCATCGTCCAGAGGGACTCTATGAATTTAGCAAAGAACTGTCACTGAAAGACAAACTAAAAAAACAAGAATCAGAGCACCTTACACATGATCAGTTAGAATCAGTAGAAAAGACTGAGAAGGATGTGGAAACAAAAAAAGACAATATGATTCGTTTTCCTGCCGGAGGTGATAAAGATGAATAA
- the spoIIP gene encoding stage II sporulation protein P, whose amino-acid sequence MNKRIVFLVICLLVFSTSCAQAAAEGTTCFNMFDEQGQLVYQTGWKVGVGDQFLTADNKRYEVMSITGTTVQAKYLETMNLAEAFPGHASIWAWLQPSIVHAAQGGKVAIYHTHSDESYVPTDGKDSIYGAGGVYKVGDAFAQALQADGMEVIHSDARHDPHDDMAYERSRRTVIDLLKQQPDAVFDVHRDSAPPEVYKATIDGQDVSKVQLVVGKYGPTGKQIEDYALQLKSVADNQHPGLVKGIFFAKGGDYNQDLHPRSMLVEVGSQANDRPSAEHGIALFADVLPTVLGKSGANGVSGASGMGTATTGMSGSMKSMGILIGLLVMGVVAFLFISTGSLKEAGGKLKQFTTTEFTNLFASKSDRDKDKNKENKNGE is encoded by the coding sequence ATGAATAAAAGGATTGTCTTTTTGGTTATTTGCTTACTTGTGTTCAGCACTTCCTGTGCTCAAGCTGCTGCGGAAGGTACGACCTGTTTTAATATGTTTGATGAGCAAGGCCAGCTTGTTTATCAAACGGGTTGGAAAGTAGGTGTGGGTGATCAGTTTTTAACGGCTGATAATAAACGCTATGAGGTGATGTCCATCACAGGCACAACAGTGCAGGCAAAATATTTGGAAACGATGAATTTAGCTGAGGCCTTTCCTGGGCATGCATCCATTTGGGCCTGGCTTCAGCCGAGCATCGTTCATGCTGCACAAGGTGGAAAAGTCGCCATTTATCATACTCATTCTGATGAATCCTATGTACCAACAGATGGCAAAGACAGTATTTATGGTGCTGGCGGTGTTTACAAGGTAGGCGATGCCTTTGCTCAGGCTCTACAAGCTGACGGAATGGAAGTTATTCATTCTGATGCACGCCATGATCCTCATGATGATATGGCTTATGAACGCTCCCGACGTACTGTCATTGATTTGTTAAAACAACAGCCAGATGCCGTATTTGATGTTCATCGTGATTCTGCACCGCCGGAAGTGTATAAAGCAACGATCGATGGTCAAGATGTTTCAAAAGTGCAACTTGTTGTTGGAAAATATGGTCCTACAGGTAAACAAATTGAAGATTATGCGCTACAGTTGAAATCAGTGGCTGATAATCAGCATCCAGGCTTGGTGAAGGGCATCTTTTTTGCCAAAGGCGGCGATTATAATCAAGATCTTCATCCTCGTTCCATGTTGGTAGAAGTGGGGTCGCAGGCTAATGACAGACCATCAGCAGAGCATGGTATTGCTTTATTCGCCGATGTTTTGCCGACAGTCCTTGGTAAAAGCGGCGCAAACGGCGTGAGTGGTGCCTCAGGCATGGGGACGGCGACAACAGGCATGTCAGGTTCCATGAAATCGATGGGTATCCTGATTGGGTTACTTGTTATGGGCGTTGTGGCTTTTCTGTTTATTAGCACAGGGAGCTTAAAAGAAGCGGGCGGCAAGCTGAAACAATTTACAACAACGGAGTTTACTAACCTCTTTGCGTCAAAATCAGACAGGGACAAGGATAAGAACAAGGAAAATAAAAATGGTGAATAA
- a CDS encoding DUF512 domain-containing protein — MRKLALKAVVAQVQQGSIAEELELVSGDIILKVNGEVVQDIIDLSFALADETVTLDVAKKSGEIVTFEVEKDFDETLGIEFENAVFDQVRSCANQCIFCFVDQMPLGMRESLYVKDDDYRLSFLYGNFITLSNLGTKDHDRIRRLHLSPLYVSIHTTNGALRAQMLNNKKSAHIMEQLQELIACGVDFHGQIVLCPTFNDGEQLEKTFEDIYRLVPAALSLAIVPVGLTKHRGHCFDLKGFAPMDCAEIIDQVTVWQQRCRSEQGKTFVYLADEFYVAAGRSLPPAEEYDGFPQLENGIGLVRCFIDEWQQCPVSSAGYTESIHLDVVCGVSSAKIIAPLVAKLVVKNLHVRVVPVENTFFGTHITVTGLLTGQDIINQLQKLDGPRDGIILPGIALRKGENVFLDNTTPTEVGQKLAVKVQTADFAKDLVSLLLNWR; from the coding sequence GTGAGAAAGTTGGCATTAAAAGCAGTTGTGGCCCAAGTGCAACAGGGGAGTATTGCTGAAGAGCTTGAGTTGGTGAGCGGTGATATTATTCTTAAAGTGAATGGTGAAGTTGTACAAGATATTATTGATTTAAGTTTTGCTCTCGCTGATGAAACAGTTACGCTGGATGTTGCCAAAAAGTCAGGCGAAATAGTTACCTTTGAGGTTGAAAAAGACTTTGATGAAACTTTAGGCATTGAATTTGAAAACGCTGTTTTTGATCAAGTGCGTTCTTGTGCGAATCAATGCATTTTCTGTTTCGTTGATCAAATGCCTCTTGGCATGCGTGAGAGTTTATATGTAAAAGATGATGATTATCGCTTGTCTTTTTTATATGGCAATTTTATTACGCTATCAAACTTGGGAACGAAAGATCATGATCGTATTCGTCGGCTTCATTTATCACCCCTTTATGTATCGATTCATACGACAAATGGCGCTCTGAGGGCGCAAATGTTAAACAATAAAAAGTCGGCTCATATTATGGAACAGCTTCAGGAACTGATTGCTTGTGGTGTTGATTTCCATGGGCAAATTGTTTTATGTCCTACATTTAATGATGGTGAGCAGCTCGAAAAAACCTTTGAAGATATTTACCGTTTGGTGCCTGCGGCGCTTTCTCTTGCGATTGTACCTGTGGGGCTAACAAAACATCGCGGTCATTGTTTTGATCTAAAGGGATTTGCCCCTATGGATTGTGCTGAAATTATTGATCAAGTGACTGTGTGGCAGCAGCGTTGTCGCAGTGAGCAAGGTAAAACCTTTGTTTATTTGGCTGATGAATTTTATGTTGCTGCAGGGCGCTCTTTGCCGCCTGCGGAGGAATATGATGGTTTTCCGCAACTGGAAAATGGCATTGGTCTTGTTCGTTGTTTTATCGATGAGTGGCAACAATGCCCAGTAAGTTCAGCGGGGTATACTGAGTCTATCCATCTTGATGTTGTTTGCGGTGTGTCATCAGCCAAGATTATTGCTCCCCTTGTAGCTAAATTAGTTGTTAAAAACCTTCATGTGCGGGTTGTGCCTGTTGAAAATACTTTTTTTGGTACACATATTACTGTCACCGGTTTATTAACTGGTCAGGATATTATCAATCAGCTTCAAAAATTAGACGGGCCGCGTGATGGCATTATTTTGCCTGGCATCGCTTTGCGCAAGGGTGAAAATGTTTTTCTTGATAATACTACGCCTACTGAGGTAGGCCAGAAGCTTGCCGTGAAGGTTCAAACGGCAGACTTTGCTAAAGACTTAGTTAGCTTATTACTTAACTGGAGGTAA
- a CDS encoding cob(I)yrinic acid a,c-diamide adenosyltransferase, with protein MNECGLIQVYTGNGKGKTTASLGLMLRAVGQGFMSSMVQFMKDEASYGETAVHKILPNFEIIPAGRPGFVNLKDPDPVDKELAQQGWLLAKEKISSGHYDLVILDEINLALAFGLLSTVEVVNFLKNKNSYCEVVLTGRYAPQEVVSIADLVTEMKDLKELKGDGI; from the coding sequence ATGAATGAATGTGGACTCATTCAGGTTTATACAGGAAATGGCAAAGGCAAGACTACAGCCAGTTTGGGCTTAATGCTCCGCGCTGTTGGACAAGGCTTCATGTCCAGTATGGTTCAGTTTATGAAAGATGAAGCAAGTTACGGTGAAACGGCTGTACATAAAATTTTACCGAATTTTGAAATTATTCCAGCTGGTCGTCCGGGTTTTGTGAATTTAAAAGATCCTGACCCCGTGGATAAAGAATTAGCTCAGCAAGGTTGGCTGCTTGCGAAAGAAAAGATTTCCTCAGGTCACTACGATCTTGTTATTCTAGATGAAATCAATCTTGCATTGGCTTTCGGATTGCTTTCGACAGTTGAAGTGGTAAACTTTTTAAAAAATAAAAATAGTTACTGTGAAGTGGTGCTTACTGGGCGCTATGCGCCGCAAGAAGTAGTGTCAATCGCTGATCTTGTGACAGAAATGAAAGACTTAAAAGAGTTGAAAGGTGATGGAATATGA
- the der gene encoding ribosome biogenesis GTPase Der, which produces MSKPIVAIVGRPNVGKSTLFNRIAKKRVAIVDDFPGVTRDRLYMDAEWISREFTMIDTGGIELEGQDVIATNIRIQAQLAINEADVILFMVDAKTGITQADEEVASILRRAKKPVVVAVNKVDSPKDSQGLYEFYNLGLGDPIGISATNALNTGDLLDAIVEAFPEEKENDTEDDEIKVAFIGRPNVGKSSMVNAVLGEERVIVSDIPGTTRDAIDTHFVKDSQKYVLIDTAGMRRKAKVDIPVERYSVMRSLRAVDRCDVVLMVIDAVDGITDQDKKIAGYAHEAGKGIAIVVNKWDLVDKDDKTTLRFTDNLRAELAFMQYAPILFISALTKQRVQRITEIVKYVAEQHNMRVSTSVLNQVIEDAVNISPPPVDKGRRLKIYYTTQVSIKPPTFIFFVNEPEIVHFSYRRYLENKLREAFGFEGTPLHLIMRGKKQDD; this is translated from the coding sequence ATGAGTAAACCCATTGTCGCAATTGTTGGTCGACCGAATGTGGGCAAGTCAACCCTATTTAATCGAATCGCGAAAAAACGTGTGGCCATTGTAGATGATTTTCCGGGCGTGACGCGTGACCGTTTGTATATGGATGCTGAATGGATTAGTCGTGAATTTACTATGATTGATACAGGTGGTATTGAGTTGGAAGGTCAGGATGTGATTGCAACAAATATTCGTATTCAGGCGCAGCTTGCTATTAATGAAGCCGATGTTATTTTGTTTATGGTCGATGCCAAGACAGGCATTACACAGGCTGATGAGGAGGTGGCTTCTATCCTCAGACGGGCGAAAAAACCAGTTGTAGTTGCTGTGAATAAGGTTGATAGTCCGAAAGACAGTCAGGGACTTTATGAATTTTATAATTTGGGTTTAGGCGATCCCATTGGCATTTCCGCGACAAATGCATTAAATACAGGTGATTTGCTTGACGCTATTGTTGAAGCTTTTCCAGAAGAAAAAGAGAATGACACAGAAGACGATGAAATCAAGGTGGCCTTTATTGGCCGTCCTAATGTAGGAAAATCTTCCATGGTTAATGCCGTTTTGGGTGAAGAGCGTGTTATTGTGAGTGATATTCCGGGGACAACACGTGATGCCATTGATACGCATTTTGTGAAAGACAGTCAAAAATATGTTCTCATTGACACGGCAGGCATGAGAAGAAAAGCCAAGGTAGATATTCCTGTAGAGAGATATAGCGTGATGCGTTCCCTCCGGGCTGTGGATCGTTGTGACGTTGTTCTGATGGTCATTGATGCTGTAGATGGCATTACAGATCAAGATAAAAAAATTGCCGGCTATGCTCATGAAGCTGGCAAAGGCATAGCCATTGTCGTTAATAAATGGGATCTTGTTGATAAAGATGATAAAACGACGTTGCGCTTTACAGACAATCTTCGAGCTGAATTGGCCTTTATGCAGTATGCTCCTATCCTGTTTATTTCAGCCTTAACAAAGCAGCGTGTACAGCGTATAACGGAAATTGTCAAATATGTGGCTGAACAGCATAATATGCGCGTTTCGACAAGCGTACTCAATCAAGTCATTGAAGATGCCGTTAATATTAGTCCGCCGCCTGTTGATAAAGGTCGTCGTTTAAAAATTTACTATACAACGCAGGTGAGTATTAAGCCGCCGACTTTTATATTCTTTGTCAATGAACCGGAAATTGTCCATTTTTCTTATCGGCGTTATTTGGAAAATAAATTAAGAGAAGCCTTTGGTTTTGAAGGAACACCACTGCATTTAATTATGCGGGGTAAAAAACAAGACGATTAA
- the plsY gene encoding glycerol-3-phosphate 1-O-acyltransferase PlsY has translation MFYALVAFLSYLIGSIPNGLIIGKNFCGVDIRQFGSKNIGATNAFRVLGVKPAIAVLITDALKGIVGVYLGSYLVGTAQAELVGGIFAIVGHNWPIFLKFKGGRGVATGLGVIAILVPKVTLIVFAVWLVVVLITRYVSLASITAAFLVPVSMWLFNTQWEFFCFGIVAALFVIFRHKPNIERLLKGKELKIKAGSKKDLMKKE, from the coding sequence ATGTTCTATGCTCTCGTTGCTTTCCTTAGCTATCTTATCGGGTCTATCCCCAATGGATTAATTATTGGGAAGAATTTTTGTGGTGTTGATATTCGCCAGTTTGGCAGTAAAAATATTGGTGCTACCAATGCTTTTCGCGTACTCGGTGTGAAGCCGGCTATTGCCGTACTCATTACGGATGCTTTGAAGGGCATCGTGGGTGTCTATCTAGGCAGTTACCTTGTGGGAACAGCACAGGCTGAGCTTGTTGGTGGAATTTTTGCTATTGTGGGTCATAATTGGCCTATTTTCTTAAAGTTTAAAGGCGGGCGTGGTGTGGCTACGGGACTGGGTGTCATTGCTATTTTAGTACCTAAAGTGACGCTTATTGTTTTTGCCGTGTGGCTTGTCGTTGTGCTTATTACGCGGTATGTGTCGCTTGCTTCTATTACAGCTGCTTTTTTGGTACCGGTTAGCATGTGGTTGTTCAATACACAATGGGAATTTTTCTGTTTTGGCATTGTCGCCGCCTTGTTTGTTATTTTCCGTCATAAACCCAATATTGAGCGTCTTCTTAAAGGGAAAGAATTAAAAATTAAAGCAGGCAGTAAAAAAGACCTAATGAAAAAGGAGTGA